A genomic segment from Labrus bergylta chromosome 3, fLabBer1.1, whole genome shotgun sequence encodes:
- the prc1b gene encoding protein regulator of cytokinesis 1b isoform X1 — MRRSEVLAAESVSCLNKALIHLKDIWEEIGIPEDQRLQRTNVVKNHIKNLLEMMVKEEESLKNRLMSSIETCRAEMEKLCLELQLPLFEEESGISMLQQEKNIRTQVDALTKEKTQRMQQLKLLLDQDQDLCDILCSMSYGIAPDSVPSPEQLENFRQHIANQNEEKTRRYAEFTDIKRQIILHMEQLDHIPETSFEKDVVCEDEDSFCLSRDNITSLKLLLCQLEERKAENEAMCESHREKIQQLWDRLQVPQEEREAFNEHMVTSRKRNLEALRAEVQRLEELKLLNIRNVTEAIRSEIAVFWDRCFLSIDQRQDFAPYFSEDFTEELLSVHDAEIQRLKRHYEDHRELFDGVHQWEDSWRLFLELEKKATDPTRFANRGGNLLKEEKQRSELHKSLPKLEKKLKAEIDVWESEQGQEFLVSGQKFLQYVEEQWELHRIEKEKEKQERHLKKSKQTEVDMLYGTAVRTPTKRRFLGTTTPNKTRKFNATSSISSATSNSTMRSAFGGTVCRSPVPRPPLSANKVPAVRTPGSSRPPNPRLQGCNKENEVRSKGTPLSGGLLNSASPQPNFSITSVASTYSEFVRDLVNTESVQSSETCPKPPTPRSSTTS, encoded by the exons ATGAGGCGGAG cGAGGTGCTCGCAGCAGAGTCGGTGTCCTGCTTGAATAAAGCGCTGATCCACCTGAAGGACATTTGGGAGGAGATCGGTATCCCAGAAGACCAGAGACTGCAGAGGACTAATGTAGTCAAGAACCACATTAAG AACTTGTTGGAAATGATGGTCAAAGAAGAGGAGTCTCTGAAAAACAGGCTGATGAGCAGTATTGAAACATGCAGGGCAGAAATGGAGAAGCTTTGTCTGGAACTTCAGCTGCCATTGTTTGAG GAGGAGAGTGGTATCAGCATGCTCCAGCAGGAGAAAAACATCCGCACACAGGTGGATGCTCTGACGAAGGAGAAGACTCAGCGGATGCAGCAGCTGAAGCTTCTTctggaccaggaccaggacctgTGCGACATCCTGTGCTCCATGTCTTACGGCATCGCTCCCGACTCCGTCCCCTCCCCGGAACAGCTGGAGAACTTCCGGCAGCACATCGCCAACCAGAACGAAGAGAAG ACGAGGCGGTATGCTGAGTTCACAGACATCAAAAGGCAGATCATCTTGCACATGGAGCAGCTGGACCACATCCCTGAGACCAGCTTTGAGAAGGACGTGGTCTGTGAGGACGAGGACTCTTTTTGCCTCTCCAGAGACAATATCACATCCCTCAAACTGCTTCTCTGCCAG CTGGAGGAGCGTAAAGCAGAGAACGAGGCGATGTGTGAGAGTCACAGGGAGAAGATCCAGCAGCTGTGGGACAGACTGCAGGTGccgcaggaggagagagaggcctTCAACGAGCACATGGTCACATCCAGGAAGAGGAACTTGGAAGCG TTGCGAGCAGAGGTCCAGCGTCTAGAGGAGCTCAAACTCCTAAACATCCGAAATGTCACAGAAGCCATCCGCTCTGAGATCGCCGTGTTCTGGGACAGGTGCTTCCTCAGCATCGACCAGCGGCAGGATTTTGCACCATATTTTAGCG AGGACTTCACTGAAGAGCTGCTGAGCGTGCACGATGCTGAGATCCAGCGCTTGAAGCGGCATTACGAGGACCACAGAGAGCTTTTTGATGGGGTTCACCAATGGGAGGACAGCTGGAGACTCTTCCTGGAGCTGGAG AAAAAAGCCACAGATCCGACAAGATTTGCAAACAGAGGAGGGAATCTTCTCAAAGAGGAGAAGCAGAGGTCTGAGCTGCACAAAAGTCTGCCCAAG cTTGAGAAAAAACTAAAAGCCGAGATCGACGTGTGGGAAAGTGAACAGGGTCAGGAGTTTCTGGTCAGCGGGCAGAAGTTCCTGCAGTACGTGGAGGAGCAGTGGGAGCTGCACCGAAtcgagaaagagaaggagaaacaaGAAAGG CATCTGAAGAAGAGCAAACAGACTGAGGTGGACATGCTCTATGGAACAGCTGTACGCACCCCCACCAAACGCAGATTCCTCGGCACCACCACCCCAAACAAAACACGCAAG TTTAATGCCACTTCCAGCATCTCTAGCGCCACCTCTAACAGCACCATGCGCTCTGCTTTTGGTGGAACTGTCTGTCGCTCGCCTGTGCCCCGCCCACCGCTCTCGGCAAACAAG GTTCCTGCGGTGCGGACGCCCGGTAGCAGTAGACCCCCCAACCCACGACTGCAGGGCTGTAACAAGGAGAACGAGGTCCGGTCGAAGGGGACCCCTCTGAGTGGTGGGTTGCTGAACTCCGCTAGTCCACAGCCTAACTTCAGCATAACCTCTGTTGCCAGCACATATTCTGAATTTGTG AGGGACTTGGTCAACACTGAATCTGTTCAGTCAAG
- the prc1b gene encoding protein regulator of cytokinesis 1b isoform X3: MRRSEVLAAESVSCLNKALIHLKDIWEEIGIPEDQRLQRTNVVKNHIKNLLEMMVKEEESLKNRLMSSIETCRAEMEKLCLELQLPLFEEESGISMLQQEKNIRTQVDALTKEKTQRMQQLKLLLDQDQDLCDILCSMSYGIAPDSVPSPEQLENFRQHIANQNEEKTRRYAEFTDIKRQIILHMEQLDHIPETSFEKDVVCEDEDSFCLSRDNITSLKLLLCQLEERKAENEAMCESHREKIQQLWDRLQVPQEEREAFNEHMVTSRKRNLEALRAEVQRLEELKLLNIRNVTEAIRSEIAVFWDRCFLSIDQRQDFAPYFSEDFTEELLSVHDAEIQRLKRHYEDHRELFDGVHQWEDSWRLFLELEKKATDPTRFANRGGNLLKEEKQRSELHKSLPKLEKKLKAEIDVWESEQGQEFLVSGQKFLQYVEEQWELHRIEKEKEKQERHLKKSKQTEVDMLYGTAVRTPTKRRFLGTTTPNKTRKFNATSSISSATSNSTMRSAFGGTVCRSPVPRPPLSANKVPAVRTPGSSRPPNPRLQGCNKENEVRSKGTPLSARPVQSLQHQDPARRPELHQHQPLTSPLTSSPFQ; the protein is encoded by the exons ATGAGGCGGAG cGAGGTGCTCGCAGCAGAGTCGGTGTCCTGCTTGAATAAAGCGCTGATCCACCTGAAGGACATTTGGGAGGAGATCGGTATCCCAGAAGACCAGAGACTGCAGAGGACTAATGTAGTCAAGAACCACATTAAG AACTTGTTGGAAATGATGGTCAAAGAAGAGGAGTCTCTGAAAAACAGGCTGATGAGCAGTATTGAAACATGCAGGGCAGAAATGGAGAAGCTTTGTCTGGAACTTCAGCTGCCATTGTTTGAG GAGGAGAGTGGTATCAGCATGCTCCAGCAGGAGAAAAACATCCGCACACAGGTGGATGCTCTGACGAAGGAGAAGACTCAGCGGATGCAGCAGCTGAAGCTTCTTctggaccaggaccaggacctgTGCGACATCCTGTGCTCCATGTCTTACGGCATCGCTCCCGACTCCGTCCCCTCCCCGGAACAGCTGGAGAACTTCCGGCAGCACATCGCCAACCAGAACGAAGAGAAG ACGAGGCGGTATGCTGAGTTCACAGACATCAAAAGGCAGATCATCTTGCACATGGAGCAGCTGGACCACATCCCTGAGACCAGCTTTGAGAAGGACGTGGTCTGTGAGGACGAGGACTCTTTTTGCCTCTCCAGAGACAATATCACATCCCTCAAACTGCTTCTCTGCCAG CTGGAGGAGCGTAAAGCAGAGAACGAGGCGATGTGTGAGAGTCACAGGGAGAAGATCCAGCAGCTGTGGGACAGACTGCAGGTGccgcaggaggagagagaggcctTCAACGAGCACATGGTCACATCCAGGAAGAGGAACTTGGAAGCG TTGCGAGCAGAGGTCCAGCGTCTAGAGGAGCTCAAACTCCTAAACATCCGAAATGTCACAGAAGCCATCCGCTCTGAGATCGCCGTGTTCTGGGACAGGTGCTTCCTCAGCATCGACCAGCGGCAGGATTTTGCACCATATTTTAGCG AGGACTTCACTGAAGAGCTGCTGAGCGTGCACGATGCTGAGATCCAGCGCTTGAAGCGGCATTACGAGGACCACAGAGAGCTTTTTGATGGGGTTCACCAATGGGAGGACAGCTGGAGACTCTTCCTGGAGCTGGAG AAAAAAGCCACAGATCCGACAAGATTTGCAAACAGAGGAGGGAATCTTCTCAAAGAGGAGAAGCAGAGGTCTGAGCTGCACAAAAGTCTGCCCAAG cTTGAGAAAAAACTAAAAGCCGAGATCGACGTGTGGGAAAGTGAACAGGGTCAGGAGTTTCTGGTCAGCGGGCAGAAGTTCCTGCAGTACGTGGAGGAGCAGTGGGAGCTGCACCGAAtcgagaaagagaaggagaaacaaGAAAGG CATCTGAAGAAGAGCAAACAGACTGAGGTGGACATGCTCTATGGAACAGCTGTACGCACCCCCACCAAACGCAGATTCCTCGGCACCACCACCCCAAACAAAACACGCAAG TTTAATGCCACTTCCAGCATCTCTAGCGCCACCTCTAACAGCACCATGCGCTCTGCTTTTGGTGGAACTGTCTGTCGCTCGCCTGTGCCCCGCCCACCGCTCTCGGCAAACAAG GTTCCTGCGGTGCGGACGCCCGGTAGCAGTAGACCCCCCAACCCACGACTGCAGGGCTGTAACAAGGAGAACGAGGTCCGGTCGAAGGGGACCCCTCTGAGTG
- the prc1b gene encoding protein regulator of cytokinesis 1b isoform X4 has translation MRRSEVLAAESVSCLNKALIHLKDIWEEIGIPEDQRLQRTNVVKNHIKNLLEMMVKEEESLKNRLMSSIETCRAEMEKLCLELQLPLFEEESGISMLQQEKNIRTQVDALTKEKTQRMQQLKLLLDQDQDLCDILCSMSYGIAPDSVPSPEQLENFRQHIANQNEEKTRRYAEFTDIKRQIILHMEQLDHIPETSFEKDVVCEDEDSFCLSRDNITSLKLLLCQLEERKAENEAMCESHREKIQQLWDRLQVPQEEREAFNEHMVTSRKRNLEALRAEVQRLEELKLLNIRNVTEAIRSEIAVFWDRCFLSIDQRQDFAPYFSEDFTEELLSVHDAEIQRLKRHYEDHRELFDGVHQWEDSWRLFLELEKKATDPTRFANRGGNLLKEEKQRSELHKSLPKLEKKLKAEIDVWESEQGQEFLVSGQKFLQYVEEQWELHRIEKEKEKQERHLKKSKQTEVDMLYGTAVRTPTKRRFLGTTTPNKTRKFNATSSISSATSNSTMRSAFGGTVCRSPVPRPPLSANKVPAVRTPGSSRPPNPRLQGCNKENEVRSKGTPLSEGLGQH, from the exons ATGAGGCGGAG cGAGGTGCTCGCAGCAGAGTCGGTGTCCTGCTTGAATAAAGCGCTGATCCACCTGAAGGACATTTGGGAGGAGATCGGTATCCCAGAAGACCAGAGACTGCAGAGGACTAATGTAGTCAAGAACCACATTAAG AACTTGTTGGAAATGATGGTCAAAGAAGAGGAGTCTCTGAAAAACAGGCTGATGAGCAGTATTGAAACATGCAGGGCAGAAATGGAGAAGCTTTGTCTGGAACTTCAGCTGCCATTGTTTGAG GAGGAGAGTGGTATCAGCATGCTCCAGCAGGAGAAAAACATCCGCACACAGGTGGATGCTCTGACGAAGGAGAAGACTCAGCGGATGCAGCAGCTGAAGCTTCTTctggaccaggaccaggacctgTGCGACATCCTGTGCTCCATGTCTTACGGCATCGCTCCCGACTCCGTCCCCTCCCCGGAACAGCTGGAGAACTTCCGGCAGCACATCGCCAACCAGAACGAAGAGAAG ACGAGGCGGTATGCTGAGTTCACAGACATCAAAAGGCAGATCATCTTGCACATGGAGCAGCTGGACCACATCCCTGAGACCAGCTTTGAGAAGGACGTGGTCTGTGAGGACGAGGACTCTTTTTGCCTCTCCAGAGACAATATCACATCCCTCAAACTGCTTCTCTGCCAG CTGGAGGAGCGTAAAGCAGAGAACGAGGCGATGTGTGAGAGTCACAGGGAGAAGATCCAGCAGCTGTGGGACAGACTGCAGGTGccgcaggaggagagagaggcctTCAACGAGCACATGGTCACATCCAGGAAGAGGAACTTGGAAGCG TTGCGAGCAGAGGTCCAGCGTCTAGAGGAGCTCAAACTCCTAAACATCCGAAATGTCACAGAAGCCATCCGCTCTGAGATCGCCGTGTTCTGGGACAGGTGCTTCCTCAGCATCGACCAGCGGCAGGATTTTGCACCATATTTTAGCG AGGACTTCACTGAAGAGCTGCTGAGCGTGCACGATGCTGAGATCCAGCGCTTGAAGCGGCATTACGAGGACCACAGAGAGCTTTTTGATGGGGTTCACCAATGGGAGGACAGCTGGAGACTCTTCCTGGAGCTGGAG AAAAAAGCCACAGATCCGACAAGATTTGCAAACAGAGGAGGGAATCTTCTCAAAGAGGAGAAGCAGAGGTCTGAGCTGCACAAAAGTCTGCCCAAG cTTGAGAAAAAACTAAAAGCCGAGATCGACGTGTGGGAAAGTGAACAGGGTCAGGAGTTTCTGGTCAGCGGGCAGAAGTTCCTGCAGTACGTGGAGGAGCAGTGGGAGCTGCACCGAAtcgagaaagagaaggagaaacaaGAAAGG CATCTGAAGAAGAGCAAACAGACTGAGGTGGACATGCTCTATGGAACAGCTGTACGCACCCCCACCAAACGCAGATTCCTCGGCACCACCACCCCAAACAAAACACGCAAG TTTAATGCCACTTCCAGCATCTCTAGCGCCACCTCTAACAGCACCATGCGCTCTGCTTTTGGTGGAACTGTCTGTCGCTCGCCTGTGCCCCGCCCACCGCTCTCGGCAAACAAG GTTCCTGCGGTGCGGACGCCCGGTAGCAGTAGACCCCCCAACCCACGACTGCAGGGCTGTAACAAGGAGAACGAGGTCCGGTCGAAGGGGACCCCTCTGAGTG AGGGACTTGGTCAACACTGA
- the prc1b gene encoding protein regulator of cytokinesis 1b isoform X2 yields the protein MRRSEVLAAESVSCLNKALIHLKDIWEEIGIPEDQRLQRTNVVKNHIKNLLEMMVKEEESLKNRLMSSIETCRAEMEKLCLELQLPLFEEESGISMLQQEKNIRTQVDALTKEKTQRMQQLKLLLDQDQDLCDILCSMSYGIAPDSVPSPEQLENFRQHIANQNEEKTRRYAEFTDIKRQIILHMEQLDHIPETSFEKDVVCEDEDSFCLSRDNITSLKLLLCQLEERKAENEAMCESHREKIQQLWDRLQVPQEEREAFNEHMVTSRKRNLEALRAEVQRLEELKLLNIRNVTEAIRSEIAVFWDRCFLSIDQRQDFAPYFSEDFTEELLSVHDAEIQRLKRHYEDHRELFDGVHQWEDSWRLFLELEKKATDPTRFANRGGNLLKEEKQRSELHKSLPKLEKKLKAEIDVWESEQGQEFLVSGQKFLQYVEEQWELHRIEKEKEKQERHLKKSKQTEVDMLYGTAVRTPTKRRFLGTTTPNKTRKFNATSSISSATSNSTMRSAFGGTVCRSPVPRPPLSANKVPAVRTPGSSRPPNPRLQGCNKENEVRSKGTPLSGGLLNSASPQPNFSITSVASTYSEFVRDLSKASNTKIQHDVLNSTSTNL from the exons ATGAGGCGGAG cGAGGTGCTCGCAGCAGAGTCGGTGTCCTGCTTGAATAAAGCGCTGATCCACCTGAAGGACATTTGGGAGGAGATCGGTATCCCAGAAGACCAGAGACTGCAGAGGACTAATGTAGTCAAGAACCACATTAAG AACTTGTTGGAAATGATGGTCAAAGAAGAGGAGTCTCTGAAAAACAGGCTGATGAGCAGTATTGAAACATGCAGGGCAGAAATGGAGAAGCTTTGTCTGGAACTTCAGCTGCCATTGTTTGAG GAGGAGAGTGGTATCAGCATGCTCCAGCAGGAGAAAAACATCCGCACACAGGTGGATGCTCTGACGAAGGAGAAGACTCAGCGGATGCAGCAGCTGAAGCTTCTTctggaccaggaccaggacctgTGCGACATCCTGTGCTCCATGTCTTACGGCATCGCTCCCGACTCCGTCCCCTCCCCGGAACAGCTGGAGAACTTCCGGCAGCACATCGCCAACCAGAACGAAGAGAAG ACGAGGCGGTATGCTGAGTTCACAGACATCAAAAGGCAGATCATCTTGCACATGGAGCAGCTGGACCACATCCCTGAGACCAGCTTTGAGAAGGACGTGGTCTGTGAGGACGAGGACTCTTTTTGCCTCTCCAGAGACAATATCACATCCCTCAAACTGCTTCTCTGCCAG CTGGAGGAGCGTAAAGCAGAGAACGAGGCGATGTGTGAGAGTCACAGGGAGAAGATCCAGCAGCTGTGGGACAGACTGCAGGTGccgcaggaggagagagaggcctTCAACGAGCACATGGTCACATCCAGGAAGAGGAACTTGGAAGCG TTGCGAGCAGAGGTCCAGCGTCTAGAGGAGCTCAAACTCCTAAACATCCGAAATGTCACAGAAGCCATCCGCTCTGAGATCGCCGTGTTCTGGGACAGGTGCTTCCTCAGCATCGACCAGCGGCAGGATTTTGCACCATATTTTAGCG AGGACTTCACTGAAGAGCTGCTGAGCGTGCACGATGCTGAGATCCAGCGCTTGAAGCGGCATTACGAGGACCACAGAGAGCTTTTTGATGGGGTTCACCAATGGGAGGACAGCTGGAGACTCTTCCTGGAGCTGGAG AAAAAAGCCACAGATCCGACAAGATTTGCAAACAGAGGAGGGAATCTTCTCAAAGAGGAGAAGCAGAGGTCTGAGCTGCACAAAAGTCTGCCCAAG cTTGAGAAAAAACTAAAAGCCGAGATCGACGTGTGGGAAAGTGAACAGGGTCAGGAGTTTCTGGTCAGCGGGCAGAAGTTCCTGCAGTACGTGGAGGAGCAGTGGGAGCTGCACCGAAtcgagaaagagaaggagaaacaaGAAAGG CATCTGAAGAAGAGCAAACAGACTGAGGTGGACATGCTCTATGGAACAGCTGTACGCACCCCCACCAAACGCAGATTCCTCGGCACCACCACCCCAAACAAAACACGCAAG TTTAATGCCACTTCCAGCATCTCTAGCGCCACCTCTAACAGCACCATGCGCTCTGCTTTTGGTGGAACTGTCTGTCGCTCGCCTGTGCCCCGCCCACCGCTCTCGGCAAACAAG GTTCCTGCGGTGCGGACGCCCGGTAGCAGTAGACCCCCCAACCCACGACTGCAGGGCTGTAACAAGGAGAACGAGGTCCGGTCGAAGGGGACCCCTCTGAGTGGTGGGTTGCTGAACTCCGCTAGTCCACAGCCTAACTTCAGCATAACCTCTGTTGCCAGCACATATTCTGAATTTGTG